The genomic stretch ACGGCGCGGCCAGGTCGCCCACGTCCAGCGTGTCGCTGCCCGCGCCGAACATCTCGGCGGCGTTGCCCTCGACCAGGTGGCGCAAGCGTTCCAGGATACCCTCGTAGATATTGACCAGGAAATCCGACCGGCGCTGATACGCCACTTCCTGAAGTTCCCGTTCCAGGTAGGCGTAGAGTTCGCTCAAATCGCTGCGGCGGCTGCGATGCCAGGCGATGAGGTTGCGTGTGAGTTGCGGCACGTCGCCCAATGGTGTGCCTGGGGGAAAGCCCACCAGGTCGGCCTCGTCGGGCTGCACCTTGCCCCACTTCGGGTCTTGCCGCACCTCGCGGTCGTTGACCAGCACCCCCGTTTGCAGGTACACCGCACGCAGCGCCTTGCGTAACACCTTTTTCTGGCGGCGCTCGCCAAGTTTCTGTACGCCAGTGAAGATGTCCGTGAAGGCGTCTAACTGGATGGACGGCGGGATGCCCTTGCCGATTTGCAAGGGGTTCCAGCGCAACGGGTTGGCGGCTTCCGGCCACAACTGGTACACAGTGACATGCCCCGCCATACCAGGCGCGTTGAGCAGTTTGCGCCAGCCTGCACCGAAGTCCAGCACCACGGAACGGACTTTCCAGTGCTTCGTGACCTCGTACACCATCCGCTCGGCGGCTACGGATTTACCCCAGCCGGTATCCCCCACGAAGAGGGTGTGGAAGAAGCGGGACTTGCTCAGTTTGACGGGCGCGGTGGTCAGGTCGCCCGTTTCGGGCGAAAACTGGTGACCCAGCACCACCTCCCCGTCCATGTCGGGGTAGAACGACAAACCGGTGGGCAGCGGGGGTACGGCGGCCACCAGCGTACCCTCCTCGAAAATCCCCGGCGTGGTGAACGCGGCCACGCGTTCGGGAGGCAGCATGGTGGCGTATTTCGTCCACAGGCTGCCCGCGAAGGGGTCTTGTTTGCTTTCTTCAGGCGCGATCCACGGCATCAGCGCTACGGCGTGATTGCGCAGCGCCTCGGCGTCCTGCGGGTCAGGCGCAACGGTCAGCACGGGCGTGGGAATTTTCGGCCCGTGATACGCCTGGGGCGTCAGGGCTTGCGCTGCCCGTGCGCCGCGCTCGGAAGCCGTGAGGATGAGGGCAGTCGTCATGAAGCCCCCCTCATGGCTGGCCTGATTGACGATACCCTCCAACTGGCGCAGCACCTCCGTGGTGCGGATGGCAACATCGTCTTCAGCCTGCCATGAACGGCTGATATTGACGCCAGGCATTAGCCCTGTGCTCATACTGAAGCCTGCCATTTGCCCTGCCGTCAGGTTACGGACATCCGACCACGTGCGCGCTTCCTGATGCGTTTGCCCCCACCCCTCCTGCACGCTGTCGGTAGCGCCGCGTGTGTTCGCGCTGCCCTCGGTATGGCTGCGCGAGGCGGTGTTGGTGATGGTGACGGCGGTTTGCTGCGACGTGCCGTGTCCTTGTGTCATCGCCGTACCGTCGCTAACCGCGTGGCTGACGTTCCAACCGTCCGTTGCCGATCTCTCGGCATGGAAACCGCCCTTGGCCCCAGCCACAATGGCGCTCACGTCCAACTGGACATTGGCGCCGCCCCCCACGGTTTCGGAATGGGTCTGGCCTGCCATGTTGGTTTCGGTGTGCGTCTTGGTAACAGACTGCTGCCAATTCTCCCCCGTGCCGCGCGTGACGCTCACCGAGCGGCTTCCTCCCACCGTGTCGCTCACGCTGTCGGTGTGGGAAACCTGGTCTGCGTGTCCCCTGCCCCACGAATGCTGCGCGCCGTCCGTGACGCCGCGCCCGTCCGTGTGCCCTGCGCCTTTTCCGGCGCTGACGCCCTGACTTACTGCGGCCATGATAGGCAGCGACATACTGAAACCCATACCCAGGTTGCCCCGCTGCCGCGAGGCAACGATGGAGGCCAGGCGGGCAACCTGCATCAAGTCACGGGTCAGGCGTTCCCGTGAAATGCGGTGCGAGGCCACCTGGAAGACGAAATCCTCCCTGACCTTCGTCAGGCCGCGGAACAGGATTTCGTTCTGCTCGGTAGCCATGTCGTCGCCTGTGGGGTTGGGCAGTTCGCCATCGCGGGAGATACCCCTGCGGGTCTTGCGCGGGTCAGGGTAGCCCAGGATAGCCAGCAAGCGGGTATCCTGATTGGTTACGAAGTCCACATACCAGGCCACCCATTCCCGCTTTGGCGGTCTGGTTTGAGACTGGGGGTAGTTCGCGAGGATAGCCTGCACCGAAGCGAGGCGGGCTTCCGCCTCTGCCCCTGCGCTCTGGGCGTCCTGCCCTTCCCCTGCTGCGCCGTACATTTGCACGACGCCGATGTGCCGCGGGTGAAAGATGCCCAGGGCAAGGTAGAGAAAATCCACTTTGGCGTCATAGAGGCCGCGCACGGCTGCGGCCTGCTTGTCCAGCAAGTCGTAGTCCTCTCGCGCAGTAATGGGCAGCGCCGTGAGTTCCGCCAGCGCCACGGCGCGGAAGAAGCGCCGCCCGTTGTAGTCCAGTTCGAACCACAGATACCTGACCTGCCCGTCTTTCGTCACGATGCCGTTGTCCAGGATGTCCAGCATAGCGTTGCTCCTTTGGGCCTTTAAGGCCAACTACC from Chloroflexota bacterium encodes the following:
- a CDS encoding ATP-binding protein, which produces MLDILDNGIVTKDGQVRYLWFELDYNGRRFFRAVALAELTALPITAREDYDLLDKQAAAVRGLYDAKVDFLYLALGIFHPRHIGVVQMYGAAGEGQDAQSAGAEAEARLASVQAILANYPQSQTRPPKREWVAWYVDFVTNQDTRLLAILGYPDPRKTRRGISRDGELPNPTGDDMATEQNEILFRGLTKVREDFVFQVASHRISRERLTRDLMQVARLASIVASRQRGNLGMGFSMSLPIMAAVSQGVSAGKGAGHTDGRGVTDGAQHSWGRGHADQVSHTDSVSDTVGGSRSVSVTRGTGENWQQSVTKTHTETNMAGQTHSETVGGGANVQLDVSAIVAGAKGGFHAERSATDGWNVSHAVSDGTAMTQGHGTSQQTAVTITNTASRSHTEGSANTRGATDSVQEGWGQTHQEARTWSDVRNLTAGQMAGFSMSTGLMPGVNISRSWQAEDDVAIRTTEVLRQLEGIVNQASHEGGFMTTALILTASERGARAAQALTPQAYHGPKIPTPVLTVAPDPQDAEALRNHAVALMPWIAPEESKQDPFAGSLWTKYATMLPPERVAAFTTPGIFEEGTLVAAVPPLPTGLSFYPDMDGEVVLGHQFSPETGDLTTAPVKLSKSRFFHTLFVGDTGWGKSVAAERMVYEVTKHWKVRSVVLDFGAGWRKLLNAPGMAGHVTVYQLWPEAANPLRWNPLQIGKGIPPSIQLDAFTDIFTGVQKLGERRQKKVLRKALRAVYLQTGVLVNDREVRQDPKWGKVQPDEADLVGFPPGTPLGDVPQLTRNLIAWHRSRRSDLSELYAYLERELQEVAYQRRSDFLVNIYEGILERLRHLVEGNAAEMFGAGSDTLDVGDLAAPWGIAVVEGGMFASEELKAFILAWLGWHLYMDMAWYRATQGKAKNMLFLVFEEANKILGGIAGPPDEEATHIRIFSDFAVDSRKHGVRMAFCTQAPHLLGDAIISSCNNWVVGFIKNPKDKELALEAFARSSKGFRDETWRNFLSYQRIGQVMGRFPYSMDRLDQAPIVFQPLILDVPEPSDAEIAAAMNRTFGGNA